A window of the Sphaerobacter thermophilus DSM 20745 genome harbors these coding sequences:
- a CDS encoding Hsp20 family protein, with product MSSETWEPRSSLLSLRDAVDRLLESAPFVRRGGALLNLRDHGDEYVVTVAMPGVRPEDIDVRISGNMLEITGETRESEEYETGHWLIRERQIGRIERIESLPGPVDVDRATTHYEHGILTIRLPKLTPSGARRIPVRAGSEADRPLTAGGQEMPAGHMQARTSSPSSTQQQPLDRTQVREGMEVVGADGQRVGVVKEVRDRDFLVDRTMKRDVYVPFDAATSVEGTRVILAIGAEQVDAMNWEEPRLT from the coding sequence ATGAGCAGCGAAACATGGGAACCGAGGAGCAGTCTGCTGTCGCTGCGCGATGCGGTAGATCGGCTGCTGGAGAGCGCGCCGTTTGTCCGCCGCGGTGGGGCGTTGCTCAACCTGCGGGACCACGGTGACGAGTATGTCGTCACGGTCGCCATGCCGGGCGTGCGGCCGGAGGACATCGACGTGCGCATCAGCGGCAACATGCTCGAGATCACCGGCGAGACGCGGGAGTCGGAGGAGTATGAGACGGGTCACTGGCTGATCCGTGAGCGCCAGATCGGGCGCATCGAGCGGATCGAGTCGCTGCCGGGCCCGGTGGACGTCGATCGGGCCACGACACATTACGAGCACGGCATCCTCACCATTCGGCTGCCCAAGCTCACCCCCTCCGGCGCCCGGCGGATCCCCGTCCGCGCAGGGAGCGAAGCCGACCGGCCGCTCACCGCGGGCGGACAGGAAATGCCCGCAGGGCACATGCAGGCGAGAACGTCCTCCCCGTCATCCACACAGCAGCAGCCGCTGGATCGGACGCAGGTGCGCGAGGGGATGGAGGTCGTGGGGGCCGACGGGCAACGCGTCGGCGTCGTCAAGGAGGTCCGCGACCGGGACTTCCTCGTGGACCGCACGATGAAGCGCGATGTCTACGTCCCCTTCGATGCCGCAACGAGCGTCGAGGGCACGCGCGTCATCCTGGCCATCGGGGCGGAGCAGGTCGACGCCATGAACTGGGAAGAGCCGCGCCTCACCTGA
- a CDS encoding TIGR03557 family F420-dependent LLM class oxidoreductase, whose protein sequence is MAEIGYALSSEEHDAATLVRLAREAEEAGFTFALISDHYHPWIDRQGHSPFVWTVIGAIAQETERLRLGTGVTCPTMRIHPAVIAHAAATAASLMPGRFFLGVGSGENLNEHVVGVRWPPAQERLAMLAEAIEIIRWLWEGDWVTHEGEYYTVDRARLYDLPPEPPPLYVAASGPNAARLAGELGDGLISTAPKPELVEAFQEAGGAGMPSYGQLTVCWAPSEETARKIAREWWPNAALSGDISQELPLPRHYEQATATVREEDVAQAIICGPDPEKHIAGIQQFLDAGFDAVYVHQVGTDQAGFFRFYQEHVLPAFA, encoded by the coding sequence ATGGCTGAGATCGGATACGCCCTCTCCAGCGAAGAGCACGACGCGGCGACGCTGGTGCGCCTCGCCCGCGAGGCGGAAGAGGCCGGGTTCACCTTCGCCCTCATCTCCGACCACTATCATCCCTGGATCGACCGGCAGGGGCACAGCCCCTTCGTCTGGACCGTCATCGGCGCGATCGCTCAAGAAACCGAGCGCCTGCGGCTCGGCACCGGCGTCACCTGTCCCACCATGCGCATCCACCCCGCGGTCATCGCCCACGCGGCAGCGACCGCGGCGTCGCTCATGCCCGGCCGCTTCTTCCTGGGCGTAGGCAGCGGCGAGAACCTGAACGAGCATGTCGTCGGCGTGCGCTGGCCCCCGGCGCAGGAGCGACTCGCCATGCTCGCCGAGGCGATCGAGATTATCCGCTGGCTGTGGGAAGGGGACTGGGTCACCCACGAAGGGGAGTACTACACGGTGGACCGAGCTCGCCTGTATGACCTGCCGCCGGAGCCACCGCCCCTGTACGTCGCGGCGTCCGGCCCGAACGCCGCGCGGCTGGCGGGTGAGCTGGGCGACGGCCTGATCAGCACGGCGCCGAAGCCCGAGTTGGTGGAGGCGTTCCAGGAGGCGGGCGGCGCCGGGATGCCCAGCTACGGTCAGCTCACCGTCTGCTGGGCGCCGAGCGAGGAGACGGCCCGGAAGATCGCGCGCGAGTGGTGGCCGAACGCCGCGCTGTCGGGCGACATCAGCCAGGAGTTGCCGCTGCCGCGCCACTACGAGCAGGCGACCGCGACCGTGCGCGAGGAGGACGTGGCGCAGGCCATCATCTGCGGCCCGGACCCGGAGAAGCACATTGCCGGGATTCAGCAGTTCCTCGACGCCGGGTTCGACGCGGTCTATGTCCACCAGGTCGGCACCGACCAGGCCGGCTTCTTCCGCTTCTACCAGGAGCACGTGCTCCCGGCGTTTGCCTAG
- a CDS encoding GntR family transcriptional regulator produces MVVYNQRDRHDGRADARAPGGAARSSERVSSAEVYQQLRQLILGGVYRPGERLVEENVAQRLGVSRTPVRQALTMLEAEGLVEIVRHRGATVCAFGIDDVWNLYDLRAVLEAHAAARAATRITDAELERMQELASQMERLSEEPRASRDEEARLLVQYNQEFHQIVIQASRNPHLDKLVRRTVEVPLVFKSFFWYGPHERAISNYYHRQILRALRERDATRAEIVMREHIYGGRDFVIQKLKEEMP; encoded by the coding sequence ATGGTTGTATACAACCAACGAGACAGGCACGACGGGAGGGCTGACGCGCGGGCGCCGGGTGGCGCGGCGCGCAGCAGCGAGCGGGTGAGCAGCGCCGAGGTGTACCAGCAGCTCCGGCAGCTCATCCTTGGCGGGGTTTACCGTCCGGGGGAGCGGCTGGTCGAGGAGAACGTTGCTCAGCGGCTGGGCGTCAGCCGGACGCCGGTCCGACAGGCGTTGACGATGCTCGAGGCAGAGGGGCTCGTCGAGATTGTCCGGCACCGTGGGGCGACGGTCTGCGCCTTCGGCATCGACGATGTGTGGAACCTCTACGACCTGCGGGCCGTGCTTGAGGCTCACGCGGCCGCCCGAGCGGCCACGCGGATAACCGACGCGGAGCTGGAGCGGATGCAGGAGCTGGCCTCGCAGATGGAGCGCCTGAGCGAAGAGCCGCGCGCCAGTCGCGATGAGGAGGCGCGCCTGCTGGTGCAGTACAACCAGGAGTTCCACCAGATCGTCATCCAGGCCAGCCGGAATCCACACCTCGACAAGCTCGTCCGCCGCACCGTCGAGGTGCCGCTCGTGTTCAAGTCCTTCTTCTGGTACGGCCCGCACGAGCGCGCCATCTCCAACTACTACCACCGTCAGATCCTGCGCGCGCTGCGGGAACGTGATGCCACGCGGGCGGAGATCGTCATGCGTGAGCACATCTACGGGGGGCGAGACTTCGTGATTCAGAAGCTGAAGGAAGAGATGCCATGA
- a CDS encoding CaiB/BaiF CoA transferase family protein, giving the protein MTGAERPLAGVRVIEMGVLLAGPFCGQLLADFGAEVIKVEAPGVGDPMRAWGQHRKDGRSLWWPVIARNKKSITLNLREPEGQEIARRLIATADILVENFRPGTLERWGLGWDRLSEINPKLIMVRVSGYGQTGPYSQRAGFGVIGEAMGGLRNVTGYPDRPPTRVGISIGDSLAATFGALGALVALHHRDVNGGRGQVVDVGIYEAVLAMMESTIPEYALTGYIRGRTGSTIPGVAPSNIYPTKDGDYVLIAGNADNVFRRLSEAIGHPEWPDDPRFATHQARGEHMEELDGMIADWTRQRSAEEILSTMHEAGVPAGKVYTAKDMMEDPQFAARENIVWVEDPEIGPIPMQNVVPRLSETPGAVRSTGPALGQHNAEIYGELLGISPEEQASLRERGVI; this is encoded by the coding sequence ATGACTGGGGCAGAGCGCCCGTTGGCCGGGGTGCGGGTGATCGAGATGGGGGTCCTGCTGGCCGGGCCCTTCTGCGGTCAGCTCCTGGCCGACTTCGGGGCCGAGGTGATCAAGGTCGAGGCGCCCGGCGTGGGCGACCCGATGCGCGCCTGGGGCCAGCATCGGAAGGATGGCCGCTCCCTCTGGTGGCCGGTGATCGCACGCAACAAGAAGTCGATCACGCTCAACCTGCGCGAGCCGGAGGGGCAGGAGATCGCGCGGCGCCTGATCGCCACCGCCGACATCCTGGTGGAGAACTTCCGGCCGGGCACGCTGGAGCGCTGGGGGCTCGGCTGGGATCGGCTCAGCGAGATCAACCCGAAGCTGATCATGGTCCGCGTCTCGGGCTACGGCCAGACCGGCCCGTACAGCCAGCGGGCCGGGTTCGGTGTCATCGGTGAGGCCATGGGCGGGCTGCGCAACGTCACCGGCTACCCTGACCGGCCGCCGACGCGGGTCGGGATCAGCATCGGCGACTCGCTGGCCGCCACCTTCGGCGCGCTGGGAGCGCTCGTCGCGCTCCATCACCGCGACGTCAACGGCGGGCGGGGACAGGTCGTTGACGTCGGCATCTACGAGGCGGTCCTGGCCATGATGGAGAGCACCATCCCGGAGTACGCCCTCACCGGCTACATCCGCGGGCGCACCGGATCGACGATACCGGGCGTGGCGCCATCCAACATCTACCCGACGAAGGATGGGGACTATGTCCTGATTGCCGGGAACGCCGACAACGTCTTCCGGCGGCTCTCCGAGGCGATCGGCCACCCGGAGTGGCCCGACGACCCGCGCTTCGCTACGCACCAGGCGCGCGGCGAGCACATGGAGGAACTGGACGGCATGATCGCCGACTGGACCCGCCAGCGGAGCGCCGAGGAGATCCTCTCCACCATGCACGAGGCGGGGGTCCCGGCCGGGAAGGTCTACACCGCCAAGGACATGATGGAGGACCCGCAGTTCGCGGCGCGGGAGAACATCGTCTGGGTGGAGGACCCGGAGATCGGCCCGATCCCGATGCAGAACGTGGTGCCGCGCCTGAGCGAGACGCCGGGGGCCGTGCGCAGCACCGGCCCGGCACTCGGCCAGCACAACGCCGAGATCTACGGCGAGCTGCTCGGGATCAGCCCGGAGGAGCAGGCGAGCCTGCGGGAGCGGGGGGTGATCTGA